One window of the Thermasporomyces composti genome contains the following:
- a CDS encoding MerR family transcriptional regulator: MTTASRQAQRTWTISELAQEYAVSLRTIRFYEDQGLLSPERRGNQRVFHARDRVRLGLILRGKRLGFSLREIAHILDMYDAEPGEVGQLRYLLDQIAVRRAELEQRRRDIEATLAELDEVERRCRADLRRLERQDRSGRRKRSTDSAGRQGRSARRRG; encoded by the coding sequence ATGACGACAGCCTCCCGCCAAGCCCAACGGACCTGGACGATCAGCGAGCTCGCCCAGGAGTACGCGGTGAGCCTGCGCACCATTCGCTTCTACGAGGACCAAGGGCTGCTCTCCCCCGAGCGGCGAGGCAACCAACGCGTCTTCCACGCCCGTGACCGGGTCCGGTTGGGGCTGATCCTGCGAGGCAAACGGCTGGGCTTCTCCCTCCGGGAGATCGCGCACATCCTCGACATGTACGACGCCGAACCCGGCGAGGTCGGGCAACTGCGCTACCTGCTGGACCAGATCGCGGTCCGCCGTGCCGAGCTGGAGCAACGTCGTCGGGATATCGAGGCCACCCTCGCCGAGCTCGACGAGGTCGAACGCCGGTGCCGCGCCGACCTGCGGCGCCTGGAGCGACAGGACCGCTCGGGACGACGGAAGCGCTCGACGGACAGCGCAGGACGACAGGGCCGCTCGGCGCGCCGACGGGGCTGA
- a CDS encoding acyl-CoA dehydrogenase family protein, whose product MAFELSPEHEAFRQVVRDFAQAEIAPFAADWDARRHFPVETVRAMGKLGLFGITVPEEYGGSGGDFVSLCVAIEEIGRVDQSLGITLEAAVGLGIGPIMAWGTPDQKSRWLPALAAGEALAGFGLTEAEAGSDAAATRTRAVLDGDTWVINGSKQFITNSGTPITSLVTITARTGETPDGRPEISAIIVPSGTPGFIVEPAYDKLGWHASDTHPLTFDNCRVPADHLLGERGAGFKQFLCALDEGRIALAALSVGLAQACLDAATEHARTRTAFGKPIGAKQGIAFQLADLAVAVKAARLLTYQAAAAKDAGRPRSEIRQAAAMAKLFASEAAVTATRIATQVYGGYGFIEENPVARFYRDAKILEIGEGTSEIQRVLIARGLGLPVE is encoded by the coding sequence ATGGCGTTCGAGCTTTCCCCAGAGCATGAGGCGTTCCGCCAGGTGGTGCGTGACTTCGCCCAAGCCGAGATCGCGCCGTTCGCGGCCGACTGGGACGCGCGTCGCCACTTCCCGGTCGAGACGGTGCGCGCCATGGGCAAGCTCGGGCTGTTCGGGATCACCGTCCCGGAAGAGTACGGCGGCTCGGGCGGTGACTTCGTGAGCCTCTGCGTCGCGATCGAGGAGATCGGCCGCGTGGACCAGTCCTTGGGCATCACCCTCGAAGCGGCGGTGGGTCTCGGTATCGGCCCGATCATGGCGTGGGGGACGCCGGACCAGAAGAGCCGCTGGCTGCCCGCGTTGGCGGCGGGGGAGGCGCTCGCCGGCTTCGGGCTCACCGAGGCGGAGGCGGGATCCGACGCTGCGGCCACCCGCACCCGAGCCGTCCTCGACGGCGATACCTGGGTGATCAACGGCTCCAAACAGTTCATCACCAACTCCGGAACGCCGATCACGTCGCTCGTCACCATCACCGCGCGCACCGGCGAGACTCCGGACGGGCGCCCGGAGATCTCAGCGATCATCGTCCCTTCCGGAACGCCTGGCTTCATCGTCGAACCCGCCTACGACAAGCTCGGCTGGCACGCCTCCGACACACATCCGTTGACGTTCGACAACTGCCGAGTGCCGGCGGATCACCTGCTCGGGGAGCGAGGAGCTGGGTTCAAGCAGTTCCTGTGCGCCCTCGACGAGGGCAGGATCGCCCTCGCCGCGCTGTCGGTCGGTCTAGCGCAAGCATGTCTTGACGCAGCGACGGAGCACGCCCGAACCCGGACGGCTTTCGGCAAGCCGATCGGCGCCAAGCAGGGCATCGCCTTCCAGCTCGCCGACCTCGCGGTGGCGGTGAAGGCGGCCCGTTTGCTCACCTACCAGGCCGCCGCCGCCAAGGACGCGGGTCGACCGCGGTCGGAGATCAGACAGGCGGCGGCGATGGCCAAGCTGTTCGCGAGCGAGGCCGCGGTGACGGCGACCCGCATCGCCACCCAGGTGTACGGCGGGTACGGCTTCATCGAGGAGAACCCGGTCGCCCGCTTCTATCGGGACGCCAAGATCCTCGAGATCGGCGAGGGGACGAGCGAGATCCAGCGCGTGCTCATCGCCCGCGGCCTGGGTCTGCCGGTCGAGTAG
- a CDS encoding acyl-CoA carboxylase subunit beta translates to MAESVGDPVSRSARVEHDVGQARDVVRAVSAAREATLRPTERGAARLASQNKLYVRDRIDLLVDPGTFVEDGQLANALAEGLPADGVVTGRALVDGRPVLVVANDPTVKAGSWGARTVEKIIRITEIALRDELPIFWFIDSAGARITDQVELFPGRRGAGRIFANQVALSGKVAQVCCLFGPSAAGGAYIPSFCDIVIMVDGNASMYLGSPRMAEMVVGEKVSLEEMGGARMHVTVSGCGDLLAADDAEAIELAKAYFSYVPSTWRERPPSFDPRPPAREFTADLVPEQENAGYDMHQVLDALLDAETFFEIKPLYAPELIVGFGCLEGQVVGVVANNPAVKGGVLFVDSADKAARFIWLCDAFNVPLLYLADVPGFMIGSEVERQGIIRAGAKMITAVAEATVPTVSVIVRKAYGAGLYAMCGPGFSPDSCIALPTAKIAVMGPEAAVNAVYYNRIAQIADPEERAAYVAKLRREYERDIDILRLASDLVIDAVVEPERLRAEVVARLAAAQTKERRTPDKRHGVPPV, encoded by the coding sequence GTGGCCGAGTCGGTAGGCGATCCGGTGAGCCGGAGCGCTCGCGTCGAGCACGACGTGGGCCAGGCGCGCGACGTCGTCCGGGCGGTCTCCGCCGCGCGCGAGGCGACGCTGCGCCCGACGGAGCGGGGTGCCGCGAGGCTGGCGAGCCAGAACAAGCTCTACGTGCGCGACCGTATCGACTTGCTCGTCGACCCGGGAACCTTCGTCGAGGACGGTCAGCTCGCCAACGCCCTCGCCGAGGGGCTGCCCGCGGACGGGGTGGTGACCGGACGCGCGCTGGTCGACGGCCGACCGGTCCTGGTCGTGGCCAACGACCCGACGGTCAAGGCGGGCTCGTGGGGCGCGCGCACCGTGGAGAAGATCATCCGGATCACCGAGATCGCGCTCCGTGACGAGCTGCCGATCTTCTGGTTCATCGACTCGGCGGGCGCGCGGATCACCGACCAGGTGGAGCTGTTCCCCGGTCGTCGTGGTGCCGGCCGCATCTTCGCCAACCAGGTGGCGCTCTCGGGCAAGGTGGCGCAGGTGTGCTGTCTGTTCGGGCCGTCGGCGGCGGGTGGCGCGTACATTCCGTCGTTCTGCGACATCGTGATCATGGTCGACGGCAACGCGTCGATGTACCTCGGGTCGCCGCGGATGGCGGAGATGGTGGTGGGCGAGAAGGTGTCGCTGGAGGAGATGGGCGGCGCGCGCATGCACGTGACCGTCTCCGGGTGCGGTGACTTGTTGGCCGCCGACGACGCCGAGGCGATCGAGCTGGCGAAGGCGTACTTCTCCTATGTGCCGTCGACCTGGCGCGAGCGTCCCCCGTCGTTCGACCCCAGACCGCCGGCGCGCGAGTTCACCGCTGACCTGGTGCCCGAGCAGGAGAACGCCGGGTACGACATGCACCAGGTGCTCGACGCGCTGCTCGACGCCGAGACCTTCTTCGAGATCAAGCCGTTGTACGCGCCGGAGCTCATCGTGGGTTTCGGCTGCCTCGAAGGCCAGGTGGTCGGCGTCGTCGCGAACAACCCGGCGGTCAAGGGTGGCGTGCTCTTCGTCGACAGTGCCGACAAGGCGGCCAGGTTCATCTGGCTGTGCGACGCGTTCAACGTGCCGCTGCTCTACCTCGCCGACGTGCCGGGTTTCATGATCGGGAGCGAGGTGGAGCGGCAGGGGATCATCCGCGCCGGCGCGAAGATGATCACGGCGGTCGCGGAGGCCACGGTGCCGACGGTCTCGGTGATCGTGCGCAAGGCCTACGGTGCTGGGCTCTACGCCATGTGTGGTCCCGGCTTCTCACCTGACTCCTGTATCGCTCTGCCGACCGCGAAGATCGCCGTCATGGGACCCGAGGCGGCGGTCAACGCCGTCTACTACAACCGGATCGCCCAGATCGCCGATCCCGAGGAGCGAGCCGCCTACGTCGCGAAGCTGCGTCGGGAGTACGAGCGGGACATCGACATCCTCCGGCTGGCCTCGGACCTCGTCATCGACGCGGTCGTCGAACCCGAGCGGCTGCGCGCGGAGGTAGTCGCCCGGCTGGCCGCCGCCCAGACGAAGGAACGCCGCACGCCGGACAAGCGTCACGGTGTTCCTCCGGTCTGA
- a CDS encoding sugar phosphate isomerase/epimerase family protein has protein sequence MATPLALQLYTVRNALAEDRAAALARAAEKGFRAVEAFGIGDPQRDVSERLADAREFRAQLDAAGLRVIAAHGSVPEGDDAEAVFDELEILGTDRLIAPAPGAVAGVGGGWGPDVLASSDKAKLLADKLNAAAERAQARGVHIGYHNHDFEWRQVEDGTPAYDVLVRNLDPRVFLEVDVYWAHTAGQDPAKVIASYADRVYTLHVKDGPGVRGQLQTAVGEGSVDNAAAIRAGTNVAYHVIELDEAAGDPFDVAKAGAEWLVRNGYSTWTV, from the coding sequence ATGGCGACACCCCTCGCCCTGCAGCTCTACACGGTACGTAACGCGCTGGCCGAGGACCGTGCGGCGGCGCTCGCCCGGGCTGCCGAGAAAGGTTTCCGGGCGGTCGAGGCGTTCGGCATCGGGGACCCCCAGCGCGACGTGTCAGAGCGACTCGCCGACGCGCGCGAGTTCCGCGCCCAGCTCGATGCCGCCGGCCTTCGGGTTATCGCCGCGCACGGATCGGTGCCCGAGGGGGACGACGCGGAGGCGGTCTTCGACGAGCTGGAGATCCTCGGCACCGACCGGCTGATCGCGCCGGCTCCGGGTGCGGTGGCCGGCGTCGGTGGCGGCTGGGGTCCGGACGTCCTCGCCAGCTCCGACAAGGCCAAGCTGCTCGCCGACAAGCTCAACGCGGCCGCGGAGCGCGCGCAGGCGCGCGGCGTCCACATCGGGTACCACAACCACGACTTCGAGTGGCGGCAGGTCGAGGACGGCACGCCGGCCTACGACGTCCTCGTCCGCAACCTCGATCCCCGCGTCTTCCTCGAGGTGGACGTCTACTGGGCGCACACGGCGGGCCAGGACCCGGCCAAGGTCATCGCGTCGTACGCGGACCGGGTCTACACGCTGCACGTCAAGGACGGCCCAGGCGTCCGTGGACAGCTGCAGACGGCGGTGGGCGAGGGCTCGGTCGACAACGCCGCCGCCATCCGGGCCGGGACGAACGTCGCCTACCACGTCATCGAGCTGGACGAGGCGGCCGGTGACCCGTTCGACGTGGCCAAGGCCGGCGCCGAGTGGCTGGTCCGCAACGGCTACTCGACTTGGACCGTCTGA
- a CDS encoding fumarylacetoacetate hydrolase family protein yields the protein MQLLRLGDRGAERPVARADDGTLYDISSITPDIDGRFLASDGIARVRDALAAGGLPRVDDPADGSGLRVGAPIAQPGAVLCIGQNYAAHAAESGSPPPETPILFFKHPNTVVGPYDDVLIPRGSTRTDWEVELGVVIGKRARYLDSPEAALDHVAGYVVSNDVSERTFQLDQSGGQWSKGKCAETFNPLGPWLVPADEVRPDDLGLRSWVNGEIRQDSTTADMIFDVGYLIWHLSQYMVLDPGDLLNTGTPQGVALSGRFPYLKAGDVMELEIDGLGRQRQRLVQA from the coding sequence GTGCAGCTACTGCGTTTGGGAGACCGAGGCGCGGAGCGTCCCGTCGCCCGTGCGGACGACGGGACGCTGTACGACATCTCGTCGATCACACCTGACATCGACGGTCGCTTCCTCGCCAGCGATGGCATCGCGCGGGTCCGCGACGCCCTCGCGGCGGGCGGCCTGCCCCGGGTGGACGATCCTGCCGACGGGTCCGGCCTCCGCGTGGGTGCCCCGATCGCCCAGCCGGGCGCCGTGCTGTGCATCGGCCAGAACTACGCCGCCCACGCGGCGGAATCGGGGTCCCCACCGCCGGAGACGCCGATCCTCTTCTTCAAGCACCCCAACACGGTCGTGGGCCCCTACGACGACGTCCTCATCCCGCGCGGCTCGACCCGTACGGACTGGGAGGTCGAGCTGGGCGTGGTGATCGGCAAGCGAGCCCGCTACCTGGACTCGCCGGAGGCGGCCCTCGACCACGTCGCGGGATACGTCGTGTCCAACGACGTGTCCGAGCGAACCTTCCAGCTCGACCAGTCCGGCGGCCAGTGGTCGAAGGGCAAGTGCGCCGAGACGTTCAACCCACTCGGCCCATGGCTGGTGCCGGCCGACGAGGTGCGGCCCGACGATCTGGGTCTGCGGTCGTGGGTGAACGGCGAGATCCGCCAGGACTCCACCACCGCCGACATGATCTTCGACGTGGGCTACCTGATCTGGCACCTGTCGCAGTACATGGTGCTCGACCCGGGTGACCTGCTGAACACGGGTACGCCGCAAGGGGTGGCGTTGTCCGGACGCTTCCCGTACCTGAAGGCCGGCGACGTGATGGAGCTGGAGATCGACGGTCTGGGCCGGCAGCGTCAGCGTCTGGTCCAGGCCTGA
- a CDS encoding SDR family NAD(P)-dependent oxidoreductase yields the protein MGDFDGLVALVTGGASGIGLATATLLAERGAQVACLDLRADTVREPLVGVPCDVTDDASVRRAVQAVVDRFGRLDIVVNNAGIGAQGTVADNDDAEWHRVLDVNVVGIARVSRAALPHLRQSPSAVIVNTCSVAATAGLPQRALYSASKGAVRALTFAMAADHVHEGIRVNCVNPGTVDTPWVSRLLERADDPEAERKALEARQPMGRLVSPREVAEAIVYLASPTAGASTGVELAVDGGMQNLRLRPRVT from the coding sequence ATGGGGGACTTCGACGGATTGGTGGCGCTGGTCACCGGTGGCGCGTCTGGCATCGGGCTGGCGACCGCGACGCTGCTCGCGGAGCGCGGCGCTCAGGTCGCCTGCCTGGACCTGCGAGCGGACACGGTGCGGGAGCCGCTCGTCGGTGTCCCGTGTGACGTCACCGACGACGCGTCGGTGCGCCGTGCGGTCCAGGCTGTCGTCGACCGGTTCGGCCGCCTCGACATCGTGGTCAACAACGCGGGCATCGGCGCGCAAGGCACCGTTGCGGACAACGACGACGCCGAGTGGCATCGGGTCCTCGACGTCAACGTCGTCGGTATCGCGCGGGTGAGCCGGGCGGCGCTGCCTCACCTCCGGCAGTCACCGTCCGCCGTCATCGTCAACACCTGCTCGGTCGCGGCGACGGCAGGTCTTCCGCAGCGCGCCCTCTACAGCGCGTCCAAGGGCGCGGTGCGCGCACTCACGTTCGCGATGGCGGCTGACCACGTGCACGAGGGGATCCGGGTCAACTGCGTCAATCCCGGGACGGTGGACACGCCGTGGGTCAGCCGGCTCCTCGAGCGGGCCGACGACCCGGAGGCCGAGCGCAAGGCGCTGGAGGCGCGCCAGCCGATGGGGCGGCTCGTGTCCCCCCGCGAGGTGGCGGAGGCGATCGTCTACCTCGCCTCGCCGACGGCTGGGGCGTCGACCGGTGTCGAGCTCGCCGTCGACGGCGGGATGCAGAACCTCCGGCTACGCCCGCGCGTCACCTAG
- a CDS encoding Maf family protein translates to MRDAVRSGGRRLVLASASPARLATLRSAGIEPEVVVSGVDENDVPAASAAEHALVLARRKAQAVAATLSGPAALVIGADSVLELDGVTYGKPGTPHEAVRRWRMMRGRAGVLHTGHCVIETGSGHQVEGVESTVVHFADLSDDEINAYVATGEPLSVAGGFTIDGLGGPFVDKVEGDHHNVVGLSLPLLRRLLADLGVAWPELWNR, encoded by the coding sequence GTGCGCGACGCAGTGCGATCCGGCGGGCGCCGACTGGTGCTCGCCTCGGCATCTCCCGCCCGACTGGCCACACTCCGGTCCGCCGGCATCGAGCCGGAGGTCGTCGTCTCCGGGGTCGACGAGAACGACGTGCCCGCCGCCTCGGCCGCCGAGCACGCGCTGGTGCTCGCCCGGCGAAAGGCCCAGGCGGTCGCCGCCACGCTGAGCGGGCCCGCCGCGCTCGTGATCGGCGCCGACTCCGTCCTCGAGCTGGACGGCGTCACGTACGGCAAGCCCGGAACTCCCCACGAGGCGGTCCGCCGTTGGCGGATGATGCGTGGGCGAGCGGGCGTCCTCCACACCGGGCACTGCGTCATCGAGACCGGCTCCGGACACCAGGTGGAGGGCGTCGAGTCGACGGTGGTCCACTTCGCCGACCTCTCCGACGACGAGATCAACGCCTACGTCGCCACCGGCGAGCCCCTCTCCGTCGCGGGTGGGTTCACCATCGACGGCCTCGGCGGCCCGTTCGTCGACAAGGTCGAGGGAGACCACCACAACGTGGTCGGCCTGTCGCTCCCGCTGCTCCGTCGTCTCCTCGCCGACCTCGGCGTCGCGTGGCCCGAGCTGTGGAACCGCTAG
- a CDS encoding ADP-ribosylglycohydrolase family protein, whose amino-acid sequence MEPSDLPAVLDDELRQRREAGYDVSPVLDQLDRPPREVSPTRARALLDQLERLPRRPDWPYVEPSDREGIEAELPPASPPARPIGNAELRDRIEAAWLGRCAGNCLGKPVENGAFWTPERLRHYLELSGNYPIRDYIRRLDPMPEGFELNPCWTETTKGRVVAAPRDDDLDYTLLGLHLLETRGFDYTCADVAEEWLLRLPYHLTYTAERVTYRNLVNGVEPERAAVVDNPYREWIGAQIRGDVFGYVCAGRPRDAALLAYQDAVLSHRGNGIYGEMWAAALVAAAFTATTLRDAVEESLRHVPARSRLAEALRWAVEVYDSKVTWEEARARLDERYGHYHWVHTINNAVACVFGLLYAEDDYTNAIGLTVQAGLDTDSNGGTVGSVAGAFAGRGGIPRHWTSPFSDTLRSGLFGFDHSSIRDLAERTFALARTYACQRAQPVSRLDRGDSTSSRS is encoded by the coding sequence ATGGAGCCGTCCGACCTTCCGGCGGTGCTCGACGACGAGCTCCGGCAACGACGCGAGGCGGGTTACGACGTCTCACCGGTGCTCGACCAGCTCGACCGGCCACCACGTGAGGTCTCGCCCACACGCGCACGAGCCCTCCTGGACCAGCTGGAACGGCTTCCCCGTCGGCCCGACTGGCCCTACGTCGAGCCCTCCGATCGGGAGGGGATCGAGGCGGAGCTGCCGCCGGCGTCGCCGCCTGCCCGGCCAATCGGCAACGCGGAGCTACGTGACCGCATCGAGGCCGCCTGGCTCGGCCGGTGCGCGGGCAACTGCCTTGGAAAGCCGGTGGAGAACGGCGCGTTCTGGACTCCCGAACGCCTGCGGCACTACCTGGAGCTGTCCGGGAACTACCCGATCAGGGACTACATCCGCCGGCTCGACCCGATGCCCGAGGGCTTCGAGCTCAACCCCTGCTGGACCGAGACGACCAAGGGCCGGGTGGTCGCCGCGCCGCGTGACGACGACCTGGACTACACCCTGCTCGGCCTTCACCTGCTGGAGACCCGAGGTTTCGACTACACCTGCGCGGACGTCGCCGAGGAATGGCTGCTGCGTCTGCCGTACCACCTCACCTACACCGCCGAGCGGGTCACCTACCGCAACCTCGTCAACGGCGTCGAGCCGGAGCGCGCGGCGGTCGTCGACAACCCCTACCGGGAATGGATCGGCGCGCAGATTCGCGGTGACGTGTTCGGGTACGTCTGCGCGGGACGGCCGCGGGATGCCGCGCTCCTGGCCTACCAGGACGCGGTGCTGTCCCACCGGGGCAACGGCATCTACGGCGAGATGTGGGCGGCGGCTCTCGTCGCGGCCGCGTTCACGGCGACCACGCTGCGCGACGCGGTGGAGGAGTCGCTGCGGCACGTGCCGGCACGTTCCCGACTCGCCGAGGCGCTGCGCTGGGCGGTCGAGGTCTACGACAGCAAGGTGACGTGGGAGGAGGCCCGCGCCCGCCTGGACGAGCGCTACGGTCACTACCACTGGGTGCACACCATCAACAACGCCGTCGCCTGTGTCTTCGGGCTGCTGTACGCCGAGGACGACTACACCAACGCGATCGGTCTCACAGTGCAAGCTGGCCTTGACACGGACTCCAATGGCGGAACGGTCGGCTCGGTCGCGGGTGCGTTCGCGGGCCGGGGCGGCATCCCACGACACTGGACCTCGCCGTTCTCCGACACCCTGCGCAGTGGTCTGTTCGGCTTCGACCACAGCAGCATTCGTGACCTCGCCGAGCGCACGTTCGCGCTGGCGCGGACCTACGCCTGCCAGCGCGCGCAGCCGGTGTCCCGGCTCGACCGAGGCGACTCGACGTCCTCGCGGTCGTGA
- a CDS encoding helix-turn-helix transcriptional regulator — protein MTYRVIVRTGPDVAHYPPGATFGPRTLRDFEFVWLLRGSARWCEGATSLDLRPGTLLLARPGMRDQFSWDRHRASVHAYVHFSLVGELPASMRQPDMWPLTRELSSADPLGALCRYALWLGRHTSANAVARRADVLSWLLDLFLRGPLPSDDDGDLPPHLARLADRLRTSWRSDGTCAPSLRELAAAARVSPGHLCRLFRREYGIGPVAAIELVRLARAATLLQRSNLTVAAVATTCGFANPFHFTRRFRHAYGVPPRVYRATHAVDDPLAPLARVGLLPLAHRLLLEDA, from the coding sequence GTGACCTACCGGGTGATCGTTCGCACCGGTCCTGACGTCGCGCACTACCCACCGGGCGCGACTTTCGGGCCACGCACCCTACGCGACTTCGAGTTCGTGTGGCTGCTGCGCGGGAGCGCCCGGTGGTGTGAAGGCGCGACGTCGCTGGACCTGCGACCCGGGACTCTGCTCCTCGCCCGCCCGGGCATGCGGGACCAGTTCTCCTGGGACAGACATCGCGCGTCGGTCCACGCCTACGTCCACTTCAGCCTCGTCGGGGAGCTCCCCGCCTCGATGCGCCAGCCGGACATGTGGCCGCTCACCCGCGAGCTCAGCTCCGCCGATCCGCTGGGCGCGCTGTGCAGGTACGCCCTGTGGTTGGGTCGCCATACCTCGGCGAACGCCGTCGCGCGACGAGCCGACGTCCTGAGCTGGCTGCTCGACCTCTTCCTCCGGGGCCCGCTCCCCAGCGACGACGACGGCGACCTCCCGCCTCACCTGGCGAGACTGGCCGACCGGCTCCGGACATCCTGGCGGTCGGACGGCACGTGCGCGCCTTCGCTCCGCGAGCTTGCCGCGGCGGCGCGGGTCTCACCCGGTCACCTGTGTCGGCTGTTCCGACGCGAGTACGGCATCGGGCCAGTCGCCGCGATCGAGCTCGTCCGACTCGCCCGAGCCGCCACGCTCCTCCAACGAAGCAACCTGACCGTGGCCGCGGTGGCGACGACGTGCGGGTTCGCCAACCCGTTCCACTTCACGCGACGATTCCGTCACGCGTACGGCGTACCACCGCGGGTCTACCGCGCCACCCACGCCGTCGACGACCCCCTGGCACCGCTGGCCCGCGTCGGCCTGCTCCCCCTCGCGCACCGGCTCCTGCTCGAGGACGCGTGA
- a CDS encoding phytanoyl-CoA dioxygenase family protein has protein sequence MTTVSTPERTSSVRLHENVTDEFVEQVRVDGYAVLANAISSAEVAEINAEAARLCRGELGHVEGDFQVDLDASDEEAMRRYLCIHMPHKVSPVMERALRAPRIVEALTRVIGPNVKAMQSMIFMKSEGKPGQAWHQDEFFIPTRDRSLTAAWIALDDATVENGCLWVLPGSHARGVIYPDREHNDERFDCTVEAYNFPYKDEDAVPVEIPAGAAIIFNGYLLHRSLPNTGKHGFRRALVNHYLSAESLLPWRPVPGQHVAKWDYRDIVMVAGEDPYAYKGYEDIARPHIRPDGEGGCDR, from the coding sequence ATGACCACGGTCAGCACGCCAGAACGCACGAGCTCGGTCCGTCTGCACGAGAACGTGACAGACGAGTTCGTCGAGCAGGTCCGCGTCGACGGCTACGCGGTGCTCGCCAACGCGATCTCGTCAGCCGAGGTGGCCGAGATCAACGCCGAGGCCGCCAGGCTCTGCAGGGGCGAGCTCGGCCACGTGGAGGGAGACTTCCAGGTGGATCTCGACGCCTCGGACGAGGAGGCGATGCGCCGGTACCTGTGCATCCACATGCCGCACAAGGTGTCGCCGGTGATGGAGCGGGCCTTGCGCGCGCCACGGATCGTCGAGGCGTTGACCCGGGTGATCGGGCCGAACGTCAAGGCGATGCAGTCGATGATCTTCATGAAGTCGGAGGGCAAGCCCGGCCAGGCCTGGCACCAGGACGAGTTCTTCATCCCCACCAGGGACCGGTCGCTCACCGCCGCCTGGATCGCGCTCGACGACGCCACGGTCGAGAACGGCTGCCTGTGGGTGCTGCCCGGCTCGCACGCGAGGGGCGTGATCTACCCCGACCGGGAGCACAACGACGAGCGCTTCGACTGCACGGTCGAGGCCTACAACTTCCCCTACAAGGACGAAGACGCTGTCCCCGTGGAGATCCCCGCGGGCGCCGCGATCATCTTCAACGGCTACCTGCTGCACCGGTCGCTCCCCAACACCGGCAAGCACGGCTTCCGACGGGCGCTGGTCAACCACTACCTGAGCGCGGAGTCGCTGCTGCCGTGGCGCCCGGTGCCAGGTCAACACGTCGCCAAGTGGGACTACCGCGACATCGTGATGGTCGCCGGGGAGGATCCTTACGCCTACAAGGGATACGAGGACATCGCGCGGCCGCACATCCGGCCCGATGGCGAGGGCGGCTGCGACCGCTGA